The segment TTTTAAAAACCATTTTTTCAAAAAAAATTGTCATGAAATTTGAATTACCACTTTGAATAGAATCACTGTCTGATTCTATTGAGCTTCTCAATTCACCTGATAATAATTTTGGTAAGAACTGAGTCATTCTTTTTTCAAATGCATTGGAACACATAATTACAAATGATTTTGTAAATAAACGTTTGTGGCTTTGATAAAAAGACACGATTTCAACATTATCACGCTGTATAGTTTCTATTAATTTTTCATCTTCACAGTAGTCATTATACATAGAATCAATAGTGTGAAATTCTCTACAGTCTTTAAATATATCACTTATCATAAAAATCACCATAGACTTTATCTGCAATACTTAATCTACCTAGTACACTTGACTTAGATGTTGTTTTATCTAGGCAATGAGTAAGGAAATCTGTATTATTTTTTAATTCAAATAAAAAATCTTTAGTGATTTTATTTTCATCTTTATTCAAAATGTAAGATTTACTGACAGCATAAAAGATAGCTTCAAGGACTGGAATGCTCAGTTTTAGTGCTTCATTTTCAATATTTTTACTATTTGAGAGCATGTGTGGCTCTATGTTTTCCAAGGAAGCTAAAAATCTTTTCCAAACTAAATTGAATTCTTGAATTGCGTCATTATTTAATTTTATTGCAAAGTCAGCAAATGAATTTAACAATGCAACTATTGAACCTTGGTATATAGGGCTGTTTTCTGGTTTTATTTTTTGATACTCAGCATAAAACGGTGTTCCACCAACTAACATGGAAAATAATCTAAGAATTATTTCAACATCTTTCAAACGGAGATCTGGGGTGGGTTTTTTAAGTAAATTTCTCCATGCTATATCTCTATTCATATTTATGGTATTGATAATAAATGTTGAACTATACAATGACATTCTAATTTCTTGGTTACTTAAGTTAACGCCACCACTATTCAATCTATTGAATATTTCAAACATCGCTAAGTGGCGGGAATCTTCATCTGGATACTTTGGTTTAATAACCATATTCCGTATTGTTGCCAACTCTAGTTCAGTTCTTAATTCACTATCTAAGGTAGAAAAATTCTTTCCATGTAAAGGGTTTTCTCTTGGATTTTTTATCGAGTTTAATTTTAGTGAGAAATTGTTGAAGTAATCATCGTTATTTAATAAGTTACTCGATATAAAAGAGTTATTTCCTTCAGTTACTGTTTCTTTTATTTTATTTCTTGCTTCAGCATTTTTTGGAAACTTACCCTTATAAAAAAAATAAAGAGATAGTAATCTTTGCTGACCATCAATAATATAAAACTTATTTCTCTCTTTTTCGTATAAAAATATTTGTGGTATAGGTAGACCTATAATCAATGACTCTATTAATTTAGATGCTTTAGCTATATCCCATACATAGTTTCGTTGAAAAGGAGGGATAACAAAAACACCTTTGTCCATAAAATTAATAATTGTAGATATATTAAAATCATTTGGTGTTGTTACTAAGCTAAATGTTCCAATGGAGTAATCATTTTCCTCTGAATCATCTAAGCCTAAATCTAAATCTAAGTCATTATTCATCTATATTGCTCCCGTCAATTTTTATACCATATTTCACATAATAGAACTATTTTGGCCAATATTATATGTTGTTCCTGAATTAATTAATACAAAATAGTTATCAAAATTAAATTTTGATAATGAAAAATGTATAGGTTAAAGTTCTATTTAATATGAATATTTTGTTAAAATCCGAGCTATTTTACTATTGCTAATAATTGAGATACACAAATTTAGATTTTTCTAGCAGTTTACGATAGGATTCCAATAAACTTTGATTTGAACTTTCATGAGTTCGATTGTGATTATAATTTTGCTACCGAAATTATGTTAATTCTTGGGCTTGGTTCAAAGTCTAGAATAAATACATATTTAAAAAATTACGGCAGAACAAGCCATTAAAATGCTCAATAAAGCCATTCTGTTGTGACTGGTTGGGCTGAATATATTCAGTATAATTTGGTTATCTTCACAATAATTCAATAAGTTAGTAGAAGTAAATTCAGGAGCATTATTGATTTGAGTTTGCTTAGGGGATTATCTTTCAGTTTTCAAGCGTTCAAGCGTTCAAGCGTTCAAGCGTTCAAGCACTCTAATGACGTATCAAACTCAATCGTTAAACATTCACACCTTCCTTCATTAATAATGTTGAGTATTCTGAGCCAGTTACCGTAATATAAACAGTCGAACATGAAATCCGATGTTCATTGAATCTTTGGGATTTTTCATTTATGAGCAGTTTTTCACACAGCAGAGATGTTTTTAAATCAGCCGTTTCAAGTTCAATCCTAATTGGCTATAAATACGATAGACTCGTTTATGATTAAAAGGATAACTCTGAAATTTCTGTCGGAAATTGTATTTCAGAGTCTTGACAGTAGTGACTTTGCTAAAACGGGTCGTATACACTGATCACCATCCAGCCTATTTGTTGACGGTAAATTTGGCTCGTGATGAGTATGTCAGCTTGTAAGTTTTAATGGTTGTTAAATCCGCTTCTTTTAATTATTGAACTCAGAATTTTTCTCAGTCATCACCAACCTTTTTGAGAAGAGCTTCTCCATCACATGATTTTTACGGCGCGGATTCCAGCAAATAGCTTTTTCAGTTTTACAAGAGGTTTTCAAGACATATGAAGTATCAATCATTAAATTTCTTATATCAATCACCTAAGTCACTTTTATAATGCCGCGTTGAGCGCATTTGATTACCTAATTCGCACAAGTACCAGAACCGCTGAATAGCTCATAGTTTAGCGGGTTGTTGCCAAAAGGCACTCGGGGGCGAGTGCCTTTTTTTGTGGTTCCAAGAATCAAGATAAGAAAGGTATATTCATTAGTATAAGTATTAATCACTTCACCCACATATCCACAACCCTCGCAACCACTGGCAGTAACTGCGTCAATATCACACTGCCTACAAACCATAAAATGATTTTATTGGCGCTAGCGGCTAAAGCTTCTTTGGTGGAATAGTTAGATTTGATTACGGCGATATTGGTTTTGACTTCATGTAGATCATTTTTCATTTTATCGATCTCTTTTTCTAAACTATTTAACTTTGAATCCATATTGTTTCCCCCATGAGATGCCCTTTGATGATGCTGTTTAAATGAATTATCGCTGTAAGAGACGAATAACATTAAAGGGACTTGTTTTTCTCGGAATTGATTCGCCATTGCGTTTCTCCTCAATCCTTTTATTGAACGCGCTCATCCATTAATTGCGTTTTGAACAAACGAATGGGCATAAAAATAGGTGTATGGGTAGGAGGGTATTTTGATGAGGGAATAGAGTCAAAAAATAGCGTGAAGATAGCGCTGAAGTTGCTCCTAAAAACGTTAGGTTGTTAGATAACGCCCTGTGATGTAGGGCTTTTTATCTATGAGGTAGAATCAATCAATCGGTTGTTAAATACAGGTATTAATGAATATCTTCGTGACTACGGTACACCAAAGAAAGCTCTGGATGATGCCATAAGCTGGCCGGGGTGACGGTCGTGCGCTCCCAAGGAATGGAACCAATAAACCATAGCTTCCAGAACTTTAATTTGGCATTCGGATTTTTTGTTAATAATTCTTGGAAAGTTTCGATTTCACCAATACGAATAGATAGGGCAGATTGGTAAATATCGAATACAAACTTTGAGCAAAATTGGCGTGATGAATCATATTTAAACCCGGTGTGATAAAACTTATTTAAGCGGGGGAAAACTTGAGTCACTAATGCTTGTTTTTGTGCCTCGGTTAAATGTGTGGATAAGCGACGCACACTGTAACGATGCTCAGATGAGCGGGCAATAAAACGGGATAATGTGGTGGTGGTCGATAAAGGAATGCGGCTTTCTGCGACTAAATAGTCGTCACCATCATGGCCGATGATCATGCCTACATGGTTACTCCAACACTTTGATGCAGATGCGATTTGGCGAAAAACTTCAGTGCCGATACTGGTGAAAACAATGTCGCCGACTTCTAGTTCATAAGGGTAATTTATTTTTGTCATAGTACACCTCAATAGGGTGAAAAATTGCATTGAGGTCATCTTATAAGCCGTTCAATACCGTCGGCAATCAGAATAGCGGCGAATATCATTTCTGTTTAACTCGGGTATATTTTCGCCAATGTCTCACTTAATAACTGAATATTTTGGATGATCTCTTGTTCAGTGTGGGCGGCATAACCAAATAAGATGGCATCATTATTTCGGTTATTAATACAATAACGAGATATTGGCTGCGCACCAAAACCAAGGGCACGACACTGCTCTAGGATAATCTCTAAGTTATAGCCTTTTTTCACCCAGCAGACGGTGTGGATCCCAGAATCATTCATTTGGGCATCAAAAATATGCGGGAGATATTGATTGATGGATTGGCAAAAAACAGTTTGGCGTTCATAACAAATTTTGCGGATCTTACGAATATGCCTCGCGTAATGACCTTCTTGAATAAACTGCGCTAAAGCGGCTTGTTCTAAATAGCTACAATGACTGTCACTGTAATATTTCATCATCGTAAAAGCGTCACTCAGACTTTCTGGCACAATTAAAAATCCAAGGCGAAAACCGGGATACATCATTTTAGAAAATGTACCGGCATAAATAACACGTTGATGATTATCTAGCCCTTGTAAGGCTTGAATAGGTTTGGATAAAAAACGAAATTCGCTGTTGTAGTCATCCTCAAATATCCAAGCATTATTCTGTTGCGCCCAATCTAATAATGCGAGGCGGCGGGGTAAGCTTAAGGTTGTTCCAAGTGGAAATTGATGGGATGGCGTGGTGTAAATTAATTTGGCATCACCATGGTGTGCAGCTGCATATTCAATATTCATTCCTTCATTATCGGAAGGGATTGGTGAAATATTGGCTCCAGCGGCAGTTAAAATAGCACGAGCACTGTCATAACCTGGGTCATCGAGCCAAACAGTATCGTTTTGTTTTAATAAGACTTTAGCTACTAAATTTATTGCCTGCTGGGTTCCATTGACGATAATAATTTGTTTTTCATGGCAATGAACGCCACGGGTTGAGCGCACATAATCAGCCAGCAATTTTTTGAGCGGTATATAGCCATCAGGGTGGTTATAGTGCGTGATGTCATGCTTGGATTTTCGCCAAACTCGCCCTAATAGTCGCCCCCATAGGTCATGGGGAAACTGATCAACACAACCAACGCCAATGTTAAATATTGAGCGCTTATTGGTATTTGGGCGAGACTGTTCCCAGAGTGGCTGAAGGTTATTCAATATGGGATTCAGATAAAGTGCAGGATTTTCTTGTTGGGAAGCCGCTCGTTTGGCGCTAATTGGACGAACTAGCTCATCAGGAATTTGTGCAGAAACATAGGTTCCAGAGCCTTGCTTTGAGTATAAATAACCTTCATCAATTAGACGTTCAAACCCTGCAATTACCGAGTTACGAGAGATTGACATCATCTCAGCTAGCGCCCGAGTCGAAGGTAATTTTAGGCCAGCAGCAATTCGTCCATCCAATATTGCATTACGGATCGTATGGTAAACTCCTTCATTAATTCGACCCTGTTCAATCAATAACAGTGGGAACTGAGCTTGCTGCTTTCTTCTCATAAGTGGATCCTAAACAAATAACAAAAGTGTATCTTATACAGTACCAGATAGCTCTGTACTATAACCCCATTCAGTTATATGTCTACAAATGGAAGGGTTATTATGAATAATGCAGAACTACCGGTATCTATTGAGTTTGTTTCCCCAGAGCACTACCCAGAATGGTTAGTTTATTGGTTGGAGTATCAAAAATTTTATCAAGTGGATTTAAGCGAAGAAATTACATTAAAAGCATGGGCGCGTTTCTTCGATGAAAAAGAACCAATGCACTGTGCTGTCGCGTTGGAAGGGAACAAAGTGGTTGGTTTTGTTAACTATCTTTACCACCGTTCCACTTGGGCAGAAAATGATTTTTGTTATTTAGAAGATCTCTATGTGACCCCTGAAGTTCGTGGCCGCCATGTGGGAAAACAATTAATTGAGTTTGTTCAGCAACAAGCACAGCAGAAACAATGTGGACGTTTATATTGGCATACCCAAGAAACCAATTTACGCGGACAAAAGCTATACAATTGGGTAGCAGAAAAACCGGGCGTTATTGAATATAGAATGCCGCTATAATGGATATTTAATATGAAGTCCCGCTGCTTTTTAACAGCGGGATATTTGTACTGAAAATCTTAATTGGCTAATTGTGTCCGTACTTCCATTAATGCAAAGCCCAATAAGTTTAAGCCTTTCCACGTGAGTGGGTTTTCAATATTCTCCGCATCTTCCGCTAAGCCAATTCCCCATATTTTATCGACAGGGCTCGCTTCCACGAGGACACGCTCATTTGTTGCCAATAAGAACTGCTTTAGCGCATCATTTTGAGAAAATTTGGCTAAATTAGCTTTTACAACAATATCAAATCGGTTTGCATCCCAGATATCTTGCTTAAAACCACGAACTTCTCGTCCATAGGCTTTTGCAGCCCCAGGATTCGGAGCATTGATAATTTTTTGCAGAATTTCACTATCGCCAAACAAACGTGCTTTTTCTGCCATCATAAAATGTTCGGCACTGGCGAAACGGTTACCATCAACGATAAAAGGAGCAGGGTACCATTGGCTAAAACAGCTTTTCGTGACTTGCTGTTGTTTGGATTGGTGTCCCCAGAAAAAGACATATTTAAATTTTTTACCTGTTCGGTAGATCTTACAAAGGTTTTTTATATCCATAGGACTAACTTGAAAAAATAATAATGAGATTTAGTGAGAGTAACGATAAATAAATGTGTTGGCTATCGGAATAACCTGCACTCTATTTTTGAATAAAGCTCACACTCTGGAAAGGTATCTACCTACATCGCTTTTTTTAACTAACATCTCATTGGTTTTAACGATATAGTCACATTTATCAATTCATAATGGTTTGAAAAACAAGAATTTCTTAATCATGGAAAAGATCTTACTCGTGTTGTGGCCGTTGTTTGCTCTCATCGCAATGGGTTTTGTTTTACGTAGAACAGCACTATTTTCTGCCGATTTTTGGCCTAGCGCAGAAAAACTCAATTACTTTGTTTTATTCCCTGCATTATTAATAAACAGTTTAGCGAGTGCGCCACTCAATAATCCCAAATTACCCTATCTTGCCTGCGCCATTTTTTTCATCCTTGCTGTAAGCTCACTGCTTGTCGTGATAAATAAATATTTATTTAAAATACCCATTCCACGATTTGGGGCTCACATTCAAGGTATTATTCGTTTTAATACTTATTTAGGGTTGGCGATTGTTGCTGATCTTTTTGGATCGGAAGGGATTGCGATTTCAGCAGTGATAATGGCGATTTTGGTTCCCAGCTGTAATGTCATTGCGGTACTGTCGTTAAGTGCAGGGAAGAAAGTGACATTAAAGCAATTGATCATGCCTATTGCTAAAAACCCACTAATTATTTCTTGTATCATCGGAATATTATTAAATTTATTACCAATAGGTTTACCATTTGGGTCTGATCAATTTTTAAAATTGTTGGCTGCAGCCAGTTTACCTTTAGGGTTAATTTGTATTGGTGGGGCACTGCAAACAGCAACGCTCAGAAAAGAATTTAAACCTATTATGGTTTCAACATTATTTCGCTTGCTTGCTATGCCAGTTCTAGCCTCATTTACGGCTTATTTATTTGAATTACCAACATTAGAAAGTGTGCTTTTAGTCATTTTTTTCTCTATACCTACCGCACCAACGTCCTATATTTTAACTAAGCAGCTTAATGGAGATAGCCAATTAATGGCAGGGATTATTACTTTCCAAACTATTCTTGCCGTTATTACATTGCCGCTAGTTTTAACATTAATTACCCAATAAGATTATTTTTATATAAAAAAGTAGCATCATAATAATTACGATGCTGCTTTTTACGATTATGTGCAGTTAGATATGCAATTATTTAACCAGTTTACAATCACGACCTTTGTCGTCAGAAATACGATTATTAACAGCATCATCTTCAGAAATAGTGGCTAAGTTTAAGCCTGCTTTGCTGCTCCATAGTTGGAAGTTTTCACCAACATAGCGAGCGCCACTCGCGGCTTCTTTGCTTTTCAGTAAAATCAGTTCATCGCTGTAAAGCATCACTGCTGTATCTTGATTAGGAAAAGAAACTTTAATTTTTTGTCCATCACAGTTATAGGTTTGTGTTTTAGCTGCGAATGCAGATGAAGATGCAGCCAAAATTGATAATGCAGCGATAGAAGAAACTAAAAGCGTTTTTTTCATTGGATTTCCTTAATACCTTTTAAGTATTTATACCAGCGTTCATAAACATTGAAACCATAATCTACAGCGATATAGTATTACTTTTAAATATAATTGCATAAACATTTAGTCACTATTTGATTAAATTTAATAATATTCTTAATTTTATTTTCATCCCCTTCATAAGTAACGATATAAATATTTTAAGATGTTTATTTTATATTGCTAACAAAGGGGCTAACGCTGGCCTAAGGGCTATTAAATAATCCATAAGCGTTACCTTAAAATTAATTTAATTATATATATTTTCTATATTCAATGAAGTACAAGATTAGCAATAGGTAAAAACAACTAAATAATAAATAGAATAAAATAAGATTTTAAATTATTAAATTTTCAAGGATTAAATGCAATTTCTTGTGAGTGTTCGATGAATAACATACACTGAAGGCGTAAAATTTACGTCATTTGATAAGGAGTTAAGCGTGTCTTTGGAACAATGCCGAAAATATGAAAATCTTTCTATAGAAGAGACAATCGAAACACTCTCATTACTCTATTCAAATGCCATTGAAGCCTTGAGAAATGCCATTGCAACCTATGTTGAAAATGGAACGTTACCCGATGCTAACGCCCGAGAAAATGGGTTGTTTGCCTACCCAGAGTTGTGTGTAACTTGGGAAGGAAAGGTTGATCATTGTGAAAAAACGCGAGCTTATGCCCGTTTTGTGAAACGGGGAGATTACAGTATTACTGTGACTCAACCTGATTTGTTTCGAGCTTACCTCGTTGAGCAATTAACCATTTTTCAACAAGACTATGACGTATCTTTTGCAGTTCGTCCGTCTAAAACTGAAATTCCATATCCATTCGTTATCGATGGTTCAGATTTAATTCTTGATAGAAGTATGAGTAGCAGTCTGGCTGCTCATTTTCCTATTACCGATCTCTCTCATATCAGTGATGATATTACGGATGGTTTGTATCATGTGACGGATGATATGCCATTATCCCACTTTGATGCACTCCGTGTTGATTTCTCTTTAGCGCGACTAAAACATTATACGGGAACACCACCAGAGCATGTTCAGCCTTATATTTTGTTTACCAACTATAACCGCTATGTTGATGAGTTTGTGAATTGGGCCTGTGAGCAAATTCGTGATCCAGAAAGCCGCTATATCGCATTATCTTGTGTAGGGCATAACTATTTAACCGCTGAAAATGCCGATCCGCAATTTGCCACATCCGATTTAACGTGGAAAAAATTTCAAATGCCTGCATATCATCTGATTGCACGTGATGGGGCAGGAATTACATTAGTGAATATTGGCGTTGGTCCAGCAAACGCGAAAAACATTTGCGACCATTTAGCGGTATTGCGCCCTCATGCGTGGTTAATGATTGGTCACTGTGGCGGGCTACGAGAAAGCCAAAAAATTGGTGATTATGTTTTAGCACATGCCTATTTACGTGATGACCATATTTTAGATGATGTATTACCACCAGATATTCCTATTCCAAGTATTGCTGAAGTTCAACGGGCGCTATATGACGCTACTAAACAGGTGAGTAATATGCCTGGTGAGCTCGTTAAACAGCGTTTACGTACCGGAACGGTGGTCACAACGGATGATCGTAACTGGGAGTTAAGGTTTTTTGCAACCGCCCGCAGATTCAGCCTCAGCCGAGCTGTTGCGGTGGATATGGAAAGTGCCACAATTGCCGCACAAGGTTACCGTTTCCGTGTCCCTTATGGCACATTACTCTGTGTATCTGATAAACCGATTCACGGAGAAATCAAACTTCCAGGACAAGCAAACAGTTTTTATGAAGGCGCAATATCGGAGCATCTACAAATTGGGATCCGTGCCATTGACCAGCTACGACAAGAAGGTGATAAGCTGCATTCCCGAAAATTAAGAACATTCGATGAGCCGCCATTTAGATAATCTAGAGGAGGGGAATACGTGATCCCTAAACTTGAAACAGATAGATTAATTTTAGCAAAACATGAGGTTAGTGATTTTTCAGCACTTTCGCAGTTATGGGGACAACGCTCAATGGTTCAGCATATTGGCGGTGTTCCTTCAACGGAGCGCGAATCATGGATGCGTATGCTCGCATATGGCGGACTTTGGCCTCTACTCGGGTTTGGTTATTGGGCGGTGAGAGAAAAAGCGACAGGAAATTATGTGGGAGATCTTGGGTTTGCCGATTTTCATCGCATTGTTGAACCCCACGTTAAAGGTATTCCTGAAGCGGGATGGGTGATTGCGCCTGAATATCAAGGTAAAGGTTACGCGACGGAGGCGATGCAAGCTGCATTGTCTTGGCTGATCGCGGAGCAAAAACACCAAGAAAGTATCTGCTTTATAGGGCCTCAAAATATACCGTCACTGCGTGTCGCTGAAAAGTTAGGGTATACGCAAGATAAAGAGGTGTTTATGAACGGCAGCATCTCGGTATTGTTACGTAAAAATCTTATCCAGTCTTAATTATCCCACTTTTGATAACTATTAATCCTATTCTTGTTTATAGAATAGGATTGTTCCTCTCAGTAGACTCTTAAAATTATTTGGTCGATTTTAAGGTCACTATGTCTAGCCACTTTCTTGCATTCGAAAAACCCATTATTGAGCTTCATGAAAAAATCGAAGCATTAAATGCCTTTAAGCAAAAGGGTCATCCATCAGAACTAAAGCTTGATGAGGAAATCCAATTATTAGAAAAGAAATGCCAAACCCTCACGGAGAATATTTTCTCTTCTTTAGGTGCATGGGAAATTGTGCAATTAGCTCGTCATCCAATGCGTCCTTACACACTGGACTATATTTCTCTTATATTTACTGAGTTTCAGGAATTAGCGGGGGATAGAGCATTTGCTGATGACAAAGCGTTAGTGGGGGGATTAGCGCGTTTAGACGGTCGCCCAGTTATGGTAATGGGGCAACAAAAAGGGCGGGATACGAAGGAAAAAGTAAAACGTAATTTTGGAATGCCATCCCCTGAAGGATATCGAAAAGCACTTCGATTAATGAAAATGGCGGAGCGATTTAAACTGCCGGTTATTACATTCATTGATTCTGCAGGGGCTTACCCAGGCGTTGGCGCTGAAGAACGTGGGCAAGCAGAGGCAATTGCGCGCAATATTCAGGAAATGTCTTGCCTAACAACGCCGATTATTTGTGTGATCACCGGAGAAGGTTGTTCTGGAGGCGCTCTAGGAATCGGAGTGGGTGATAGAATTAATATACTGGAATACAGTACATACGCTGCAATTTCTCCAGAAGGCTGCGCCTCTATTTTATGGAAAGATTCCCAAAAAGCGCAAGTTGCGGCTGAGGTGATGGGAATGACCGCGCCGAGACTAAAAGCGCTAGGAATTATCGACACGATTATTCCTGAGCCGTTAGGTGGAGCACATCGAAATTATACATTAGCTGCACAATATCTTAAGCAGCAACTTATTCACGATTTAAGCCAGCTGAGTGCATTAGATCAGGATACATTATTGGATCAGCGCTACCAAAAAATAATGGCAATTGGCTACTGCTAATGTTATTAGTGAGGCATTAATGAACACTAAAATTAGGCTGTATTATGTCTGTAGATCTTAATTTACTGAAAGTATTTGTTGCGGTGGCCACACAGGGAAGTTTTGCTAATGCAGCAAAACAACTTTCGATGCCAACATCAAATGTGAGTCGGCAAATTAAGCAGCTTGAAACTCAACTTAATTGCCGATTGATTGAACGAACTACACGGAAAATGCGTTTAACTGAGCAAGGTACTTTATTATTAAATAAGAGCCAAAAACTGTATTTAGAATTAAATGACACCTTGCAAAAAATTAGCGCCTCAGAAATATTAAGTGGTACTTTGCGGCTAACGATTCCAAGTGAATCTGGCAGTGTATTATTTGCAGATTTACTGGCTCAATTTGCGCTTGCCCATCCGAGCCTTGCCATTCATTGTGATACGCAACTAGCGCCTTTAGATGTTATTAGTGATGAAGTGGATTTATTGCTAACTTTTCATCGCGGAGCGTTAATGGATAGTAGCTACCACTCAAAATTAGTTAAATCTTGGGAGAGTGTTGTCGTTGCAGCCCCGCAGTTAATTGAAAAACAGGGGCTACCCAGTACCGTAGATGAGCTCAGTATGATGCCCTGCATCACGAGTTTTAGTGCGCTGCAAGGGCAACCATGGGTTTTTAGTACGCATCATGGTCAGTTAAAAAAAGTCAGTATA is part of the Providencia zhijiangensis genome and harbors:
- a CDS encoding DUF262 domain-containing protein; amino-acid sequence: MNNDLDLDLGLDDSEENDYSIGTFSLVTTPNDFNISTIINFMDKGVFVIPPFQRNYVWDIAKASKLIESLIIGLPIPQIFLYEKERNKFYIIDGQQRLLSLYFFYKGKFPKNAEARNKIKETVTEGNNSFISSNLLNNDDYFNNFSLKLNSIKNPRENPLHGKNFSTLDSELRTELELATIRNMVIKPKYPDEDSRHLAMFEIFNRLNSGGVNLSNQEIRMSLYSSTFIINTINMNRDIAWRNLLKKPTPDLRLKDVEIILRLFSMLVGGTPFYAEYQKIKPENSPIYQGSIVALLNSFADFAIKLNNDAIQEFNLVWKRFLASLENIEPHMLSNSKNIENEALKLSIPVLEAIFYAVSKSYILNKDENKITKDFLFELKNNTDFLTHCLDKTTSKSSVLGRLSIADKVYGDFYDK
- a CDS encoding YebB family permuted papain-like enzyme; translation: MTKINYPYELEVGDIVFTSIGTEVFRQIASASKCWSNHVGMIIGHDGDDYLVAESRIPLSTTTTLSRFIARSSEHRYSVRRLSTHLTEAQKQALVTQVFPRLNKFYHTGFKYDSSRQFCSKFVFDIYQSALSIRIGEIETFQELLTKNPNAKLKFWKLWFIGSIPWERTTVTPASLWHHPELSLVYRSHEDIH
- a CDS encoding PLP-dependent aminotransferase family protein — its product is MRRKQQAQFPLLLIEQGRINEGVYHTIRNAILDGRIAAGLKLPSTRALAEMMSISRNSVIAGFERLIDEGYLYSKQGSGTYVSAQIPDELVRPISAKRAASQQENPALYLNPILNNLQPLWEQSRPNTNKRSIFNIGVGCVDQFPHDLWGRLLGRVWRKSKHDITHYNHPDGYIPLKKLLADYVRSTRGVHCHEKQIIIVNGTQQAINLVAKVLLKQNDTVWLDDPGYDSARAILTAAGANISPIPSDNEGMNIEYAAAHHGDAKLIYTTPSHQFPLGTTLSLPRRLALLDWAQQNNAWIFEDDYNSEFRFLSKPIQALQGLDNHQRVIYAGTFSKMMYPGFRLGFLIVPESLSDAFTMMKYYSDSHCSYLEQAALAQFIQEGHYARHIRKIRKICYERQTVFCQSINQYLPHIFDAQMNDSGIHTVCWVKKGYNLEIILEQCRALGFGAQPISRYCINNRNNDAILFGYAAHTEQEIIQNIQLLSETLAKIYPS
- a CDS encoding GNAT family N-acetyltransferase, translating into MNNAELPVSIEFVSPEHYPEWLVYWLEYQKFYQVDLSEEITLKAWARFFDEKEPMHCAVALEGNKVVGFVNYLYHRSTWAENDFCYLEDLYVTPEVRGRHVGKQLIEFVQQQAQQKQCGRLYWHTQETNLRGQKLYNWVAEKPGVIEYRMPL
- a CDS encoding NADAR family protein, producing MDIKNLCKIYRTGKKFKYVFFWGHQSKQQQVTKSCFSQWYPAPFIVDGNRFASAEHFMMAEKARLFGDSEILQKIINAPNPGAAKAYGREVRGFKQDIWDANRFDIVVKANLAKFSQNDALKQFLLATNERVLVEASPVDKIWGIGLAEDAENIENPLTWKGLNLLGFALMEVRTQLAN
- a CDS encoding AEC family transporter — protein: MEKILLVLWPLFALIAMGFVLRRTALFSADFWPSAEKLNYFVLFPALLINSLASAPLNNPKLPYLACAIFFILAVSSLLVVINKYLFKIPIPRFGAHIQGIIRFNTYLGLAIVADLFGSEGIAISAVIMAILVPSCNVIAVLSLSAGKKVTLKQLIMPIAKNPLIISCIIGILLNLLPIGLPFGSDQFLKLLAAASLPLGLICIGGALQTATLRKEFKPIMVSTLFRLLAMPVLASFTAYLFELPTLESVLLVIFFSIPTAPTSYILTKQLNGDSQLMAGIITFQTILAVITLPLVLTLITQ
- a CDS encoding MliC family protein — translated: MKKTLLVSSIAALSILAASSSAFAAKTQTYNCDGQKIKVSFPNQDTAVMLYSDELILLKSKEAASGARYVGENFQLWSSKAGLNLATISEDDAVNNRISDDKGRDCKLVK
- a CDS encoding GNAT family N-acetyltransferase; its protein translation is MIPKLETDRLILAKHEVSDFSALSQLWGQRSMVQHIGGVPSTERESWMRMLAYGGLWPLLGFGYWAVREKATGNYVGDLGFADFHRIVEPHVKGIPEAGWVIAPEYQGKGYATEAMQAALSWLIAEQKHQESICFIGPQNIPSLRVAEKLGYTQDKEVFMNGSISVLLRKNLIQS
- the accA gene encoding acetyl-CoA carboxylase carboxyl transferase subunit alpha, which codes for MSSHFLAFEKPIIELHEKIEALNAFKQKGHPSELKLDEEIQLLEKKCQTLTENIFSSLGAWEIVQLARHPMRPYTLDYISLIFTEFQELAGDRAFADDKALVGGLARLDGRPVMVMGQQKGRDTKEKVKRNFGMPSPEGYRKALRLMKMAERFKLPVITFIDSAGAYPGVGAEERGQAEAIARNIQEMSCLTTPIICVITGEGCSGGALGIGVGDRINILEYSTYAAISPEGCASILWKDSQKAQVAAEVMGMTAPRLKALGIIDTIIPEPLGGAHRNYTLAAQYLKQQLIHDLSQLSALDQDTLLDQRYQKIMAIGYC
- a CDS encoding LysR family transcriptional regulator, producing the protein MSVDLNLLKVFVAVATQGSFANAAKQLSMPTSNVSRQIKQLETQLNCRLIERTTRKMRLTEQGTLLLNKSQKLYLELNDTLQKISASEILSGTLRLTIPSESGSVLFADLLAQFALAHPSLAIHCDTQLAPLDVISDEVDLLLTFHRGALMDSSYHSKLVKSWESVVVAAPQLIEKQGLPSTVDELSMMPCITSFSALQGQPWVFSTHHGQLKKVSINSQYRVNSGILASAAALNGLGFAILSKEGCQNAIQAGTLVEVSFDDMYPAPIELRAVYASKRSLSPKVDTFLSYLLKNI